The nucleotide window TGGGGCTGCCACctactcttcctcctcctcctcctcctcctcctcccccccagCCTCCTTCTTCGTCCCCATCTGTGTCTCTTCGCCCCCAATATGTCCAGTCTGAATGTAAGCCGAAATGCTTTTTCTCTTCAGATTGGGACCGTGCagcttcttggttttttttacttgtatttttttcctattttgttttcccaggtgcttacaacaaaatgtgttttgtgtgcttAAAATAGTTGGGGCCTTTTTTTGGTGGGGggtaataatttatttcatttcatttctgttcaCTTACGAAGTGACTGTAATGTCTGTGCAGTGATCGTAGGTGCAGTAGCAATTATAAACCACAGGGTGGTGCTGTTCTTTAAGCCAGATAACATCCATCTCTTGGGGTTAAACTTGAATTCCTCCCAATAAGTGGAGCACttttgttataataaaaattCTGCTCTGTATTTCTTACTCTCATTCAgaaaaagttcaattttttttttgtcataaaaaaagtttaatttgtattttactgCAGTAAACTGTAGCTTACTATAATTATTCTCTTGGACTATTATGATATAAGTCCTGATTTAACTTTTCTTAATTTAtaacaaatgtgtgtgtatattgATAGTTGTGtacatgttttcatttacatttgttaaatatttcttttgacATTAAATTTATCATAGAATTCAATGACAAATGTTTAAGTCaccatttttaattgtttttagacAACATTTATGACcaaatttaaactcatttaaTGATCTATGTGACATGCTACTTATAGCATTTAAActgcttctttaaaatatttcacatttgttCTAATAAATTGCATGTTTTACACTTCAGATTCCTATGATCCAGAAGGCTACAACCCAGAATCCCCAGGACTGACTGCAGCAGCTCGTAACTCGTATCGTCAGTTCATCCCTCGGGTGCAGACCCAGCGCTCCAACCTCATTGGCCTCACGTCAGGCGAAGGACAAGGATCCAGAGGTAACAATCGTTtacttttaagtgttttatcTTGAGAAATCCAGACCTTAGAAAACTTATTTCTAAAACTAACAATGAGGTAGGAAAATTTCAGTGCTCCTAACGCTAAAATTGTAATTATTAAtatgtctttgtgtcttttgtttatcttgtaGCTGCAAACATTGTGATCCAGACAGAACCTGCGACTGCCACCAGCAGTCCTGGAAATAATGTGTCACGTTTCAACACAGAGCAGGACGGCAGAAAGAGGACACTGGGCCCCAGCACAGCTGAGGGACCTGCAGCTAAAAAGCCCTGGATGGAGAAGTAAGAAGTCCCAGATGCATAAAACAAATTagaggattttattaaaataatagaAATCTTAAACTGGTTCTGCATTGATTCTGATCAGTTGATCAGCTGTTTCCCgatttcattttaaagtgttaaGTCTGACTACTGTCAGCAAcgtgcttttatttgttctgtggGAAGCTGAGACTAAACTTGAGCTCTACTTGTAATCgatctgtcagttttattggTTGCAGAAATGTTAATCTGAAGTCAAGCTtcagtgcttttttaaaaaaaatattttttttacaaggcaTATGTCTTGAAATTCTCACCATCCcaaacctcctttttttttcagaccaaACTTTACCAATCAAGATAAGAGCGTGTTTCCAAAGAGAAATCACTACGTGAACACCAAGCTGGAGGTGCGCAAGATCCCCCGTGATCTCAACAACATCACCAAGCTCAACGAGCACTTCAGCAAGTTTGGAACCATCGTCAATATACAGGTGCAGTGGGTCGTCCTTCTTAAAGGAGTCGTTGCTGCTGAAAGTATTCTTAGAGTCTCAAAgcaaattaaagctgttttaaaccagcagaaaaattaaagacctTTTAAATCATCccgttttagaatattttttttgtttgttgttgttgctgtggtTTTACTCCTTGTTGAAAGTTGAAACCTGAAGGGTTTTTGTCGCGAACAGACAGCCAACCCGTGCACTCTGCTCTCAATCCAGGTCGTGTTTGGTGGCGACCCAGAGGCGGCGCTGATCCAGTACACAAAGAACGAGGAGGCCAGGCGAGCCATATCCAGCATCGAGGCCGTCCTAAACAACCGCTTCATCCGTGTGTACTGGCACCGCGAGCCCGGCGCCAACGCCACGGGTCCTCAGGAGCAGAGCTCAGGGAGCCAGTTGGCCGGGTTAGCCCCCAACCCGGGGCTGCAGCACAGCAACATGCATAAGGTTGAAACAAACACCGGCCCTTCCATCGTCGTCTGCTGTGGTTTTATCTTATCGTGCTTCGTGTGATTAACTCTCAGTTCTCCCCTCCTCAGCAGGGGATCAAGCAGCACAATCCGGCCGCCTACGTGTTGAACAAGACTGTACCTAAACATCACCTGAATGCAACAAAGACAGACGGACTGAATCCAAACTCTGACACTGttaatgtatgtttttgttttctcaacaaaacatttaaaaaaaatctatcatgTTTTGTGTTAAGTCAGTTGAACTGTCCAAATGATAAAACTCTGATGCTGTATTCCAGAACAGCTAGGAACAACTTAGTTTGGCTTAGAACAGCTATCTATCTTCCATGTTGTCGTTCTAACACTAGTATTATATATTATAGTCAATATTATGGATTGAGTTGTTGGTAACTGAGAGTTCATTCCTCTTTGAGTTAACAGAtaaatctttgtgtgtgtgtgacatgtAGGTGGCGCCTAACACCCAGAAGGTCCCTTACACTTCCACAGCCCTCAAGTCATCCTCAAAGAGTCTTgggaaaacaggaaaagcacTGGAAGCTCAGGAAGCTCTGAAAAAGAAGCAGGCATGTTTCTTAATTAACTCTCCGGCTGCTACAAGAAACTCGAAGCTGGAATTAGACATCTGTGTCTCTGACGGCCTTCTCGTGAGACACGGACTGAAAGTTTCTCTCATagaaaataatgcattttaaattgttgggttttttttttttttttcgccccATCCAGGAGGCATTAAAACTCCAACAAGACatgaggaagaagaaacaagagATGCTGAAGACACAGATCGAGTGTCAGAAAGTAAGATGTTCTTTGGGACTTCTGTCTGTACGCTGTCGTTTTCGCTCATCTTTTCTCACGGTTTATCACTTCGCTCTGTTGTTCTTCCAGGCGCTGATCAACCGTCTGGAGAAGAATCGAGGCATGAAGCCCGAGGAGAGGGCCAACATCATGAAGACACTAAAGGAGCTGACGGAGAAGATCTCCCAGCTGCAGAATGAAATGAACCCTGCCCCCCAGGCCTCCAGTGGCAAAACCAACCACAGCCAGCCCAAGACCAAAACTGATGTAAGTTCTGGACTGACACCGAGCTCTGGCTCACGCAttcatttgaaacatttaaactgttgtCATaacctttcttattttttgttttctgaaaactcaTGTTTTAGCACTTGTCTTGGATTTAATGAGCAGTTCTTATTTTGCCTGAGTTGTTTTCAGGCTCAGAAGGAGTTGCTGGATGCTGAGCTCGACTTTCACAAGAAGATGAGCTCCGGAGAGGACACAACAGACCTGAAGAGAAAACTGGGACAGCTGCAAGTCGaggtaaacattaaaaaaaaaaccacacacacacacaataaccGTGCGCTAACTGCGTTCCAAAAAGCACATTGTGACCCACAActgacctttttaaaagttgatctttaaaacaacttttgtgttcccatttaattaaaaaaaaaagcaatatgtAACTCCTAATCTGAAGAGATGGGTAGCACTGTCACAACCCTGTCTGTTGGGACCCACAGAACTGGAGGTACAGACTGAGAATATCGTGTTTCCTCAACACTTCGTTAGAATTTGAGGACGTGATACCAGGAAATGTCAGtcaaggagttttttttttttttttttcttttgcatacagaagtgaaataaattaaactgtctTTATCCCccacactgaaataaataacagaagtctcacagttatttttatttgctttatctgatttacattttatcacAGCAGAACAGCTAAATGGTATTAAGTTCTAGTAAAACTCCAGCTGTGCAGGTCATTCTGATGAGCACGAGCCTAAATGATCAGTGTGCAGCACAGAGCGTTTCTAAGTCCATCCTCAGTGAGCCGTTACATCATGTGAGGAAGTAATGCTCATATTGTGCATATGTTTATTTCCCACTAAGAGGTCATTGCGTTTAATTTGCAAATTGTATTAAAAACTACAAGAATCAATGTAGTGTTAAAATATGCATGAAGACTCTGTGATATATGTAAAGATTAAGTTTGAggtttgctatttttaaatataatctaagatctgttttttttactaacatgTTCTAGCAAATCTCACAATCTGTAAGCAAGTGAGGTAAAACTGAGCCCGTATTTAAACTTCAAATAATTAGatgatttgtcttttaaaaggaTAATAACATAGTTTTGGTTTGTAACtcccagttttccttttttttcccccctttttatCCCAAGTGTACTTAATTAGCTTGTTGTTAAAAATGCATATAGCCTGCCCCCTCCCACCCCATCCGTCCAAGCCCGAACCTCCTTCTGCACATTACACCGCAGCCACTTAAGCAAGCCCCAAGGAGCAGCTGCTAACGAAGCCGAATCAGACACAAGTCCTTACACTAATGGAGCCCCTCCTCATTAAAGTTTGAGCCGCCGGTCCGTGCGAGGGGGAAATCGCAGAATGACAATTAAAGGTACAAGCAAGGCAGGGACAAATGGAGTAGAGAGTGGCTGTGAGCTTGTTGGCTGGTTAAAAAGTAAgatgtcctttttaaaaatgaaggagAGACGACTAATGGTGGAGGGGACCGAGTGACAGGGCTGGAAAATGGACCAGAACTCTGAAGATCCAACTCTAATGATTGCTCTTTTACTGTAGTTTTCCATTTCCTTGGTTTTCTGTATTCTAAGCACCATCGTATTGAAAAAGAACACTCAtcatcagctctgtgtgtgttttgcttcaGGCGACACGGTTGGGCCTGATCCGACCTCCGGCTGGTCGAGGCCGCGGCCGGGGCAAGCTGGCACCAGAGTCCAGTGCGGTACATGGGGGCCGGGGCCGGAGCCGGAGCCGGGACATGGGGTCCCGCGGCGGGCTTGTGAACCGTATGGTGGTGGACCACAGGCCCAGAGCTCTCAGTATCTTAGGAGTCACacaggaagaaaaggaagagcTGATGCCGCATTTTGTGGTGAGAAAACAACTACCGACACGCTTTCATGTAAATATGTTGGAGTTCTGAAagtgatttatttgaaattcaattttgtttttcttcagaaatttggTGAAATCGAAGAACTTCGTGACCAAGATGCCACCAGCGTCATCCTGACCTTTAAGACACGAAGTGAAGCAGAGAATGTAAGTCCCATGATTTCAAACCAAACCGGACTTTCGTCTTGctcttccttttctgttttctgcccCATATTCTGTGAAATTTAATCCATGAAAGCTTTAATTGCtaattctgtctgttttttttgtttgtttgttttttaggcaGCCAATCAGGGAGCTATGTTCAAAGGTCGTTTTCTGCATATGTCCTGGTACAAGCCCAAGACACCCTCTGTTACAGCTGagccagaggaggaagaggctaAAGACGAGGATAATACGGTACAaaacattacacacacacacacacacacacacagagctggtTTGGGGCAGATTCCATGCCCTTTTAGTTTCATATAGTCAGGAAGGGAAGTTTTTCAACTTACAGTTTAAAGtgggaaaactttttttttcttttttagaagtTTTAATTCTATTCACACTTGTACATTTCTTTCCAGTGCTTCTGAATTTTTCACTGCCGCTAACTGCCACAGCAAAATTAGTGCAAGCCTCTCAGTGCTAAGAGCATCTCAGCCCCTTGAGTAAAACAGCATTACTGTCAGGTGAAACCCTCGTACTGTAGTTTCATGGAGCAGTTTTGAGAAGGGCGGGGGGGGACTTCGGTGTCTTATCACTTGCATTGCATTGAAACGTGAAAAGTGGTGCAGCTCCAGTCTGCACAGAGAGCCAGAGGCGAGGGAGCAAACCTGCCCTGATAGGGAGGATCTGACCCTGCTGTGACTGTAGAAGACtagctggtgactcaaaatcacaagaaacaaagagaattctgagtgtttgcgaccagCGAGCGTGTGAGCGGCTTTTGCTGCACAGTCCGTTGTTGAAAATCACCGCCTACTTTTGTTGCTGCAGCTTGGGCCTCCGTTTGTGCCGTTAAAAGAAACTAAGGCAACAGAAAAGACAGCGTTATGTCATGTCACCTTCAAACTGGCTAAATGTGCAAAGATAAGAAAGATCGACTTGAATAactgagtttggagaaatatgcATTTCTATCTGTGTGAATGCACTCTCAGCAGTAAATGATGTCAATTTTGATGTTACAGTGTCATGTTGCCTTTAGGTTTAGTGACCACTGTGTGCCAGAGGACTAATATGTTTattcttgtgtgaaaacaaaggcattttattagtttaaattacCATTTCTtataaaactgtagttttaaatGACTGTAATCAGTGCTCATTAGGCTTTACTGTCAAAAGTTGGAGCAgcttaggttaaaaaaaaattgtgagtTGTAAGAAAATTATTATTCAGAAGGATTTGCTTATTGCTAGTTGTGCCAGACCTTTGACCTTATCCAGAAAtcagatttgaacatttttaatataaagctTCCCAGATAATGCTGTAGCAACAAACATAAGACAAATAGAAGTGTTTTTCGGAAACCAGAAAGTCCCAAATATCAAAGTAACACAAGTCGGTGcgtttttatttgaacagaagGAAGCAAGCTCATATTTGCCTGGAGAGGAGGAGCggggcgaggaggaggaagaggaggaagacgatGACGACGAGGACGAATACGAGAGCCGATCTTGGAGGCGATAAAGAGACTGATTCATCCCTGAACGCTCTCCGGCAAAATCTGATTTTGTTAttcctaatttttatttttatttttttgtctttatggtaattttagactttaatcaaagaaaaaaacatctttttactttattgtaATCCAAAAAAAAGGCTTAGAGGGTTTAGGTTTTTGCGTCCCTCAGTGAAACAATAGTTTAAAACATCTCACTTTTGCTGAGAATGATACATGTTAAGTTGTTCTTATAGATAGGAAAATCTATGTAAGTTTTACTGTGCTTACCAGATGATTAATATCAGTAATGCACAACATTTGTGTCTACTGTGAATAGGTATTTTTATACATACTGTATTTAAGCTCATTTTCTCACcagttttttgtaaaatctcGTCCTCGGTTCAGGGACAGCCATTCCATCACCAGTACAACGTTTTCCTCAACTTTGAAAACgattaatttattttcccaCCACTGTGTCGTACTTATATTGGCAGAGTATGGTATGGTTTTCaatttcactttcagttttctttttttcccatatTGGTTGGCCCCAAAATGGACAACTTGTTGGATTTACCAGAGACAGAGCCACCTAACCACCTAACTGTGGTGCAGTTGTACCGTGACTACATTGGAGCCGGTGCAGGTACTGAAGGATCCCGGTGCATCAGAATAACCGGGCAATGTTTACAAATGTACACCAGAGACAGTCTTGTAGCATACTTTCAACTCTTTCCCGCTTTCATGTAGTTACTTCCACGGTGTCCAGTGCCACTCTTTGTGAATACACACCGAAACAGGTGTTGCACAACTTCTAAGAGTGTAAAACACTTTCACTTGTTCTTCTCTGTCACTCAAAAGACGGGGCAGGGATTGGATCATCCATTTCAAAAATGTGACATCCATAGACAGGTGTTTGAATGTAATACTGAACAgttgattttaatattaaaagtaggattatatatataatttctttGCCTTACACAGTCAGCAGACTGTGGGATTTTTACAGGATTTGTGATTtacttttgtaaattttgtaaaTGCTTGAAGAGAGAAATTAttgtacttgtgtttttttttttttcctgtttgattttatcATTTCACAAAAATTACGTGTTGAAGAGGTCAAACACGAGTGCTCGGCTGCTTATTTGCAAGAATTTAGCATTTGTGTTGAACAGTCcatcttgtttcttttattattattattattattattattattatagctGTCATAAGTAGCACCTTTCTTATTAAAGAAGCATTCACAGCTGCTCTGAGTtgatttaaacactttaaaaaagaaaacactgaaagttaCGCACCAAACCCTTTTAATTTTGCGAAACTGGAGCGTCGCctcagttttaattttgtcagtgttttaatNNNNNNNNNNNNNNNNNNNNNNNNNNNNNCCCATACTGTATTTGGTGTGATTAGAATGGAATGAGCTGAATCCTTTGGAATGTTCTGTATGAAAGATGAAACTAAGTTTAAATTTAGTTCATCAGACATTGAGTGAACTCATCAAGCCAAACCGAAGGAGAGATTGACCTGTTAGTGTGCTGCTGCCTCACTTTAGATGGATAATCAGGCAGAGAAATTGACATGGATGCTTCTGCCTGCGTGTAAATAAACCCAAAATGcgaatttgtttcttttactttctaaCACACACTGGCACCACTTATAGAAGGGTGTTTGAAGCATGTTTGTCCTCTCCAGCTGTCTGTCAGTTTCTATGAAGTTTGTAACGAAAGGATGACTTTATGCTTCATTATGTCACAGACGGGTTCAAGGAAGGAACCGACAGCGACACATTTCCTGCTTGTATAAATGAGGACTCGGAGTCTCCCGACCACGTTTTTTTGTACTATCCTCTGTATGCTACTATCACACAAATAgtgtacaaaatgtaaaatgtttattgGATAATAGTTTTGGATTtgttactgtttatatttgcagGATGTGTATGtattttattcatgtattttgtttgtaaaaaaaaaacaaacaacaaaatgaatttaTAATTTACTAGCATGTTTGCTTTTGCCAATAAAGATGGAGGAATGGGCAGCTTGTAAGATGatcaaggaaagaaaagaaaaaaattagaattGGTCGtgaaaagaggacaaaaaattTAAGTtaaggaaaactgaaaaaaagatgagaagattggacacaaaaaaaaataattatacaaGCAAAAGCATTCCAGAAAACAACCTGAAAAATCTGTGTGGTCTCCTTTATTTTGCATGTTGTTTGTGGTGTACATACATTATGTTGCCCAAAGTATTTGCTCGCCTCCTTTCACATCCATATGAATTTGAGTGATATCCCATTcctaatccatagggtttaatctgatgttggcccacagcttcaactcttctggatAGGCTTTCCCCAGATTTAATGAGTGTTTATGAGAacttttgaccattcttccagaagctcatttgtgaggtcagacaccgATGTTGGACAAGAAAGCCTGACTCACAATCTCTGCtgtaattcatcccaaaggtgctctatcaggttgaggtcaggactctgtgcaggtcagtcaaggCTCATCTATGTCTTTGTGGagcttgctttgtgcactggtgcacagtcatgttggaacaggagaGGGCTCAGATTAAATCCCAATTAGAGTTTGTATAGATTGTTTAGATGCTCATGTCAAGACTTCATCTTGAATTTCTTCAaaagtggttttctgtttgcctctCTCCAATAAAGCTCAGACTAGTGAAGAACCTGGACAAGTTGTTATAAGTACAGTCTCTCCcctctcacctgctgaagcctgtaactccttcagagtgctcacgGGTGTCTTGGTGtcctctcactattctccttcacGGTCACTCAATTTGTCAGTATGGCCTgctctttgtaaaacaaaaatcatagaaaataaaatgccacttgttttttcaataaacttttctctgagttgagtTAGAACAGtctttttgaatatttatgcaCCTACTTAtttaacatgaaatatttttattttttactctatcgaaatttggtttcattttgacactttaggttttttgtttgtctttgttttaaaaaaaatgttttgcaaagaaGGACAATTTTCAGTGATCAAGACTGATttttgacagcaataaaagaaaaaagacatccaagggggtgaatacttttgcaaggcactATGATCAGGTTACAAGACAGTTTGGCTGACTGAAtgtaatataaaaagaaataaagagtgGTCTAAAACATTTGCACTTAAAGATGATCTGATCTGTTCCTAATGCGTCCTGAACTTTAAGATTAGTGTACACCCAGGCAGACAGCATGCAGGTCAGAGTTTGGCTGCAACAGGTTTgaatgctgagaaaaaaaacaggctgttttTAATCTGCGTAATGAATAAGAAGATGCCACGGCGGTAATGGATGCCTGCCACCGTGCTGCTAAATTATTCAAAGTCTGGGGAACAGGAGAGGCGGCCGAGAGGATCAGATTGACCCGCTGTGTCACCTGTATGCCTCTGTCCACATGGCTCCTCTTTTGGCACGTCGCCCATGCAGGGTTTACAGGTCTTAACCTGCAGCCACATGAGAAGTTTGGTGGAGCAGGTATGAGGATGGGCGTTCATGTTGGGAGGGGTCCATGGCCAACGCTGCTTCGGGGTCAGCTTTAGGCCtgaagtttaaagtttgtgaaaTCAAAcccattttattctgttatttgtcGTGTGAAGCACACGGGTCAGACTGAGCAGAGGTTCTgagctgtccgtggtgctgaaggGACTGGGAAAACTGCTGTAAACTCACAAATATGTGTTAAATCCACTCCGAACATCACTTTTTACAGACTGACCAAATTTAGATGAAACAAATTCAATTAggcaataaatcaaaaaatgggaattgtttaataaaagtgagatcagatttacaaaaaaaaataataacgaTAATAATTAAATATCTCCAAATATTTCCACCTTTGTCAACAGTTACCAGCTCTTTATTAAAGGGACAGTATGGTCACTTTTAAAGTGATGTGCTGTTAAATAGTTAAAAACATCCAGCTAACTTTGGAATTTATCCAAGTCTGTTGCCACTTTTTATATAACGCAAGACATagataaaattcacaaaaaaatgcaggaaATATTCTCTATGTACAacaatcaggggtggaaatttttttaccagccactcaaatattttaccagccactattttttgttgtgacaaaaagttatttcatatgatgatgatgatcgacgcgggtggaagcagttgtggtgccctacaagctgactactcttgaaaaacagaaaataaaatagcttctcNNNNNNNNNNNNNNNNNNNNNNNNNNNNNNNNNNNNNNNNNNNNNNNNNNNNNNNNNNNNNNNNNNNNNNNNNNNNNNNNNNNNNNNNNNNNNNNNNNNNNNNNNNNNNNNNNNNNNNNNNNNNNNNNNNNNNNNNNNNNNNNNNNNNNNNNNNNNNNNNNNNNNNNNNNNNNNNNNNNNNNNNNNNNNNNNNNNNNNNNNNNNNNNNNNNNNNNNNNNNNNNNNNNNNNNNNNNNNNNNNNNNNNNNNNNNNNNNNNNNNNNNNNNNNNNNNNNNNNNNNNNNNNNNNNNNNNNNNNNNNNNNNNNNNNNNNNNNNNNNNNNNNNNNNNNNNNNNNNNNNNNNNNNNNNNNNNNNNNNNNNNNNNNNNNNNNNNNNNNNNNNNNNNNNNNNNNNNNNNNNNNNNNNNNNNNNNNNNNNNNNNNNNNNNNNNNNNNNNNNNNNNNNNNNNNNNNNNNNNNNNNNNNNNNNNNNNNNNNNNNNNNNNNNNNNNNNNNNNNNNNNNNNNNNNNNNNNNNNNNNNNNNNNNNNNNNNNNNNNNNNNNNNNNNNNNNNNNNNNNNNNNNNNNNNNNNNNNNNNNNNNNNNNNNNNNNNNNNNNNNNNNNNNNNNNNNNNNNNNNNNNNNNNNNNNNNNNNNNNNNNNNNNNNNNNNNNNNNNNNNNNNNNNNNNNNNNNNtgtctgtctgtctatcacgctagcaaaacagtgggttaacttcgccaaaacaagttgtttgacctttcacggtctccgtagttcccttgcagcgcgagcacagcgcggcggttacgagcgttgaacatgaacggaGACGCAGGGGAATCGTAGCTCtgagagctgtgtgaagctgacaccccgcTCTCTGAGAGCTGTGTGAAGCCAGCTCCGTATCTGAtaggggaacgcggctcgacgtaacagcagcaactcgaacacattgctgccccctagatgtcaggaggacaaataacaccttttctgttcaaattgccaacacgccacagtggcgtgtgtgttgatcaaattcacccgtcacttcaaatatttacccgcatttggcgggtggcgggtgctaatttccacccctgacaaCAATA belongs to Kryptolebias marmoratus isolate JLee-2015 linkage group LG13, ASM164957v2, whole genome shotgun sequence and includes:
- the rbm27 gene encoding RNA-binding protein 27 isoform X2, with translation MIIENVEALKSWLAKLLEPICDADPSALANYVVALVKKDKPEKELKALCADQLDVFLQKETMGFVDKLFESLSTKNYLGNPAAKEPPKEEVKTPAVKTDVVETETLEEERENRRRRSPLRNRSDFNESRSRDDRRRDERKRRDFERHGKGGGESHRERERHERRRASPRGRSYSRSRSRSRSGSRGKSRDREHRGARDFKSKFEVERKDTDSYNASVIPGPQQLQQHPPPLLPLPTPPHPFPSSSSSGGVPGVGGVPVATLAHLPDSTTDSWSSYYSSQRQDGVGKPFGNKPVSLKQRCRDYDEKGFCVRGDLCPFDHGNDPLIVDDVNLPNIIPFPPPPVMPPTRLPMPPITEPPPSLRMPPFGQPPPPGVFPMTRPPLIATSGIDTPNHQSAITSSPPLGPPGVGLPPTLPPPPPPPPPPQPPSSSPSVSLRPQYVQSEYSYDPEGYNPESPGLTAAARNSYRQFIPRVQTQRSNLIGLTSGEGQGSRAANIVIQTEPATATSSPGNNVSRFNTEQDGRKRTLGPSTAEGPAAKKPWMEKPNFTNQDKSVFPKRNHYVNTKLEVRKIPRDLNNITKLNEHFSKFGTIVNIQVVFGGDPEAALIQYTKNEEARRAISSIEAVLNNRFIRVYWHREPGANATGPQEQSSGSQLAGLAPNPGLQHSNMHKGIKQHNPAAYVLNKTVPKHHLNATKTDGLNPNSDTVNVAPNTQKVPYTSTALKSSSKSLGKTGKALEAQEALKKKQEALKLQQDMRKKKQEMLKTQIECQKALINRLEKNRGMKPEERANIMKTLKELTEKISQLQNEMNPAPQASSGKTNHSQPKTKTDVSSGLTPSSGSRIHLKHLNCCHNLSYFLFSENSCFSTCLGFNEQFLFCLSCFQAQKELLDAELDFHKKMSSGEDTTDLKRKLGQLQVEATRLGLIRPPAGRGRGRGKLAPESSAVHGGRGRSRSRDMGSRGGLVNRMVVDHRPRALSILGVTQEEKEELMPHFVKFGEIEELRDQDATSVILTFKTRSEAENAANQGAMFKGRFLHMSWYKPKTPSVTAEPEEEEAKDEDNTKEASSYLPGEEERGEEEEEEEDDDDEDEYESRSWRR
- the rbm27 gene encoding RNA-binding protein 27 isoform X5; the encoded protein is MIIENVEALKSWLAKLLEPICDADPSALANYVVALVKKDKPEKELKALCADQLDVFLQKETMGFVDKLFESLSTKNYLGNPAAKEPPKEEVKTPAVKTDVVETETLEEERENRRRRSPLRNRSDFNESRSRDDRRRDERKRRDFERHGKGGGESHRERERHERRRASPRGRSYSRSRSRSRSGSRGKSRDREHRGARDFKSKFEVERKDTDSYNASVIPGPQQLQQHPPPLLPLPTPPHPFPSSSSSGGVPGVGGVPVATLAHLPDSTTDSWSSYYSSQRQDGVGKPFGNKPVSLKQRCRDYDEKGFCVRGDLCPFDHGNDPLIVDDVNLPNIIPFPPPPVMPPTRLPMPPITEPPPSLRMPPFGQPPPPGVFPMTRPPLIATSGIDTPNHQSAITSSPPLGPPGVGLPPTLPPPPPPPPPPQPPSSSPSVSLRPQYVQSEYSYDPEGYNPESPGLTAAARNSYRQFIPRVQTQRSNLIGLTSGEGQGSRAANIVIQTEPATATSSPGNNVSRFNTEQDGRKRTLGPSTAEGPAAKKPWMEKPNFTNQDKSVFPKRNHYVNTKLEVRKIPRDLNNITKLNEHFSKFGTIVNIQVVFGGDPEAALIQYTKNEEARRAISSIEAVLNNRFIRVYWHREPGANATGPQEQSSGSQLAGLAPNPGLQHSNMHKGIKQHNPAAYVLNKTVPKHHLNATKTDGLNPNSDTVNVAPNTQKVPYTSTALKSSSKSLGKTGKALEAQEALKKKQEALKLQQDMRKKKQEMLKTQIECQKALINRLEKNRGMKPEERANIMKTLKELTEKISQLQNEMNPAPQASSGKTNHSQPKTKTDAQKELLDAELDFHKKMSSGEDTTDLKRKLGQLQVEATRLGLIRPPAGRGRGRGKLAPESSAVHGGRGRSRSRDMGSRGGLVNRMVVDHRPRALSILGVTQEEKEELMPHFVKFGEIEELRDQDATSVILTFKTRSEAENAANQGAMFKGRFLHMSWYKPKTPSVTAEPEEEEAKDEDNTKEASSYLPGEEERGEEEEEEEDDDDEDEYESRSWRR
- the rbm27 gene encoding RNA-binding protein 26 isoform X6, giving the protein MIIENVEALKSWLAKLLEPICDADPSALANYVVALVKKDKPEKELKALCADQLDVFLQKETMGFVDKLFESLSTKNYLGNPAAKEPPKEEVKTPAVKTDVVETETLEEERENRRRRSPLRNRSDFNESRSRDDRRRDERKRRDFERHGKGGGESHRERERHERRRASPRGRSYSRSRSRSRSGSRGKSRDREHRGARDFKSKFEVERKDTDSYNASVIPGPQQLQQHPPPLLPLPTPPHPFPSSSSSGGVPGVGGVPVATLAHLPDSTTDSWSSYYSSQRQDGVGKPFGNKPVSLKQRCRDYDEKGFCVRGDLCPFDHGNDPLIVDDVNLPNIIPFPPPPVMPPTRLPMPPITEPPPSLRMPPFGQPPPPGVFPMTNSYDPEGYNPESPGLTAAARNSYRQFIPRVQTQRSNLIGLTSGEGQGSRAANIVIQTEPATATSSPGNNVSRFNTEQDGRKRTLGPSTAEGPAAKKPWMEKPNFTNQDKSVFPKRNHYVNTKLEVRKIPRDLNNITKLNEHFSKFGTIVNIQVVFGGDPEAALIQYTKNEEARRAISSIEAVLNNRFIRVYWHREPGANATGPQEQSSGSQLAGLAPNPGLQHSNMHKQGIKQHNPAAYVLNKTVPKHHLNATKTDGLNPNSDTVNVAPNTQKVPYTSTALKSSSKSLGKTGKALEAQEALKKKQEALKLQQDMRKKKQEMLKTQIECQKALINRLEKNRGMKPEERANIMKTLKELTEKISQLQNEMNPAPQASSGKTNHSQPKTKTDVSSGLTPSSGSRIHLKHLNCCHNLSYFLFSENSCFSTCLGFNEQFLFCLSCFQAQKELLDAELDFHKKMSSGEDTTDLKRKLGQLQVEATRLGLIRPPAGRGRGRGKLAPESSAVHGGRGRSRSRDMGSRGGLVNRMVVDHRPRALSILGVTQEEKEELMPHFVKFGEIEELRDQDATSVILTFKTRSEAENAANQGAMFKGRFLHMSWYKPKTPSVTAEPEEEEAKDEDNTKEASSYLPGEEERGEEEEEEEDDDDEDEYESRSWRR